A region from the Euryarchaeota archaeon genome encodes:
- a CDS encoding MFS transporter gives MPTTAPGAPSTIGAILNRTVIVSALGYFVDIYDLLLFSIVRVPSLQTLGVPATGMLSAGVFLLNMQMAGLLVGGILWGILGDKRGRISVLFGSIFLYSVATIANAYVTDVTTYGLLRFVAGVGLAGELGAAVTLVSEVMSTETRGYGTAIVAGVGILGAVFAVMVANAFQWQTAYLVGGGLGLVLLFARFRLRESGMYKALKPQTSGRGDIRLLFSSRERLVKYVSCILIGLPIWYSVGILVTFSPELAAAIGVVGPVSAGTAVMYNYAGAALGGFGLGVLSQKWKSRWWVVFWSQPLTMALVLLFIFSRGLSAEAFYAVCFLLGLGVGYWAVFVTVASEQFGTNLRSTVTTTVPNFIRGSVVPITLAFQTLALSVGLVRSALIVGLACILISLAALRNLKETYGKDLDYLES, from the coding sequence ATGCCGACCACCGCGCCCGGGGCGCCATCGACGATCGGCGCCATCCTGAACCGCACGGTCATCGTCTCGGCGCTTGGCTACTTCGTCGACATCTACGACCTCCTCCTCTTCAGCATCGTGCGCGTGCCGAGTCTCCAGACTCTCGGGGTCCCGGCGACGGGAATGCTCTCCGCCGGCGTCTTCCTCCTCAACATGCAGATGGCCGGCCTACTCGTCGGCGGCATCCTTTGGGGGATCTTGGGCGACAAGCGGGGCCGCATCTCGGTGCTTTTCGGGTCGATCTTCCTCTACTCCGTAGCGACGATCGCGAACGCCTACGTGACCGACGTGACCACCTACGGATTACTGCGGTTTGTCGCGGGGGTAGGGCTTGCGGGAGAGCTCGGGGCCGCCGTGACGCTCGTGAGCGAGGTCATGTCGACGGAGACCCGCGGCTACGGCACCGCCATCGTGGCGGGTGTCGGCATCCTCGGGGCGGTCTTTGCCGTGATGGTCGCGAACGCGTTCCAATGGCAGACGGCATATCTCGTCGGAGGCGGCCTCGGACTCGTCCTCCTTTTCGCGCGGTTCAGACTCCGCGAATCCGGGATGTACAAGGCCCTCAAGCCCCAGACCAGCGGGCGTGGGGACATCCGCCTTCTCTTCTCATCACGCGAGCGGCTGGTCAAGTACGTCTCCTGCATCCTCATTGGCCTCCCCATCTGGTACAGCGTCGGCATCCTCGTGACGTTCTCGCCGGAGCTTGCCGCAGCCATCGGTGTGGTGGGTCCGGTCTCCGCGGGGACCGCCGTTATGTACAACTATGCAGGTGCCGCGCTCGGCGGGTTCGGCCTCGGTGTCTTGAGCCAGAAGTGGAAGAGCCGATGGTGGGTCGTGTTCTGGTCGCAACCCCTCACGATGGCCCTGGTCCTCCTCTTCATCTTCTCTCGCGGGCTCTCGGCGGAGGCGTTCTACGCCGTCTGTTTCCTCCTTGGGCTCGGTGTCGGGTACTGGGCGGTCTTCGTCACCGTGGCTTCAGAACAGTTCGGCACGAACCTCCGCTCCACAGTGACGACAACGGTGCCAAACTTCATCCGGGGGTCGGTGGTCCCGATCACGCTCGCCTTCCAGACACTCGCCTTGAGCGTCGGCCTCGTGAGAAGCGCCCTCATCGTCGGGCTCGCATGCATACTGATTTCCCTGGCAGCCCTAAGGAACCTGAAGGAGACGTACGGCAAGGACCTCGACTACCTGGAAAGTTGA
- a CDS encoding amidohydrolase encodes MGLLVKDALIVTQDARRSVLRADILTDGNRIKAVGKGLKRPRGTTVIDGTGKIALPGLINSHTHSPMTLFRGLADDMPLEKWLKDRIWPAEARLKAPLVRAGADLAMLEMISSGTTSFNDMYFFSDETAKACEKAGLRGWVGFPVLDAGTPEMKYDAMQPAARKFVSRWNGGGLVTPTIAPHAAYTCSAKTLDWCGKLAEELGVMLHTHCAETRTETHDVEAKYSRRPLRQLMDHGCVTSRTVLAHCGWITKEEIRLIAGAKAKVAHCPVSNMKLGTGGSMPLPELLEAGVTVGLGTDGPASNNTLDMFETMKFAALVHKQNRWDPSIVPAQAALDMATRGGAATVGRSADLGSIEAGKLADIVLVRTDVARMQPLHDPVSQIVYAARGTDVSDVIVDGRVLMRDNQVTTLNADRVIKAAARAARRIAG; translated from the coding sequence TTGGGACTACTCGTCAAGGATGCGCTGATAGTCACCCAGGATGCCCGCCGCAGCGTGCTCAGGGCCGACATCCTGACCGATGGGAACCGCATCAAGGCGGTCGGCAAGGGCCTCAAGCGCCCGCGCGGCACTACGGTCATCGACGGGACCGGAAAGATCGCGTTGCCCGGCCTCATCAATTCACACACGCACTCTCCGATGACGCTATTTCGGGGCCTCGCGGACGACATGCCCCTGGAGAAATGGCTGAAAGACAGGATCTGGCCGGCGGAAGCGCGTCTTAAGGCACCTCTCGTCCGGGCCGGCGCCGACCTTGCGATGCTTGAGATGATATCGAGCGGTACTACCTCCTTCAATGACATGTATTTCTTTTCCGACGAGACGGCGAAGGCCTGCGAGAAGGCGGGGCTGCGCGGTTGGGTTGGGTTCCCCGTCCTCGACGCCGGGACACCGGAGATGAAGTACGATGCGATGCAACCCGCCGCCCGGAAATTCGTTTCCCGGTGGAACGGCGGCGGGCTCGTGACCCCCACCATCGCCCCCCACGCCGCTTACACGTGCAGCGCGAAGACCCTCGACTGGTGCGGGAAACTGGCCGAAGAGCTCGGCGTGATGCTCCACACCCACTGCGCCGAGACCCGCACCGAGACGCACGACGTCGAAGCGAAGTATAGCCGCCGTCCCTTGCGACAACTCATGGACCACGGTTGCGTGACTTCGAGGACGGTCCTTGCGCATTGCGGCTGGATCACCAAGGAAGAGATCCGCCTCATCGCCGGGGCGAAAGCAAAGGTCGCCCATTGCCCCGTTAGCAACATGAAACTAGGCACGGGCGGCTCGATGCCGCTTCCCGAACTCTTGGAGGCCGGCGTCACGGTGGGCCTCGGAACCGATGGTCCGGCAAGCAACAACACGCTCGACATGTTCGAGACGATGAAATTCGCGGCCCTTGTCCACAAACAGAACCGTTGGGACCCGAGCATCGTCCCGGCGCAAGCCGCGCTCGACATGGCGACGAGAGGCGGTGCGGCGACGGTTGGAAGGTCGGCGGATCTTGGGTCCATCGAGGCGGGGAAACTCGCCGACATCGTCCTCGTCCGCACGGATGTCGCGCGCATGCAGCCGCTCCACGACCCTGTGAGCCAAATCGTTTACGCGGCGCGGGGAACCGACGTTTCGGACGTGATAGTGGACGGTCGGGTCCTCATGCGGGACAACCAGGTCACGACGCTGAACGCGGATCGCGTGATCAAGGCTGCGGCAAGGGCGGCGCGCAGGATAGCGGGCTAG
- a CDS encoding transposase: protein MKQSKFSPEQRSEIVVSLLGGRVSAAELRREHQITTTTLYRWREIFLEAALRGLQGEGPSQREAELERETTRLKETIGELAMANYALKKGASLSTGRKGGRV, encoded by the coding sequence GTGAAGCAATCGAAATTTTCCCCGGAACAGCGTAGCGAGATCGTCGTTTCCCTTCTTGGCGGCCGTGTTTCGGCCGCCGAATTGCGCCGGGAACACCAGATCACGACCACGACCCTGTACCGATGGCGCGAGATCTTCCTTGAGGCCGCCTTGCGCGGCCTCCAAGGCGAGGGACCGAGTCAACGCGAGGCCGAGCTCGAACGCGAGACGACGCGTTTGAAGGAGACGATCGGGGAGCTCGCGATGGCGAATTACGCGTTAAAAAAGGGGGCGTCGCTCTCGACCGGAAGGAAGGGGGGGCGTGTGTGA
- a CDS encoding IS3 family transposase produces MTFLVERGVTVSRACWLVGLPRRSYYCEPKARPLRATDPEVHRAVLDLAAERISFGYRRITAMVRRLLGRRVNEKAVRRIMKLEKLTLRPCVQPRSRIPKQRGRLLTDRPDEAYQMDLKYIWCGRDGWAYLQNVVDTCTNEWLGYVFDKRCGSREAIRLLEQVVMNRFPRTCRVQATRLRVDNGPCYRADAFVNHAKAVGFEVEHIQVRTPEDNGMIESLHANLDRDYLRHASFDSFREAEAFLASAHIDYNEVKPQKRLGWRTPKEYYAELMTNGRTNL; encoded by the coding sequence GTGACGTTCCTCGTCGAGAGGGGTGTGACGGTGAGTAGAGCCTGTTGGCTGGTGGGTCTGCCACGTCGCTCGTACTACTGCGAGCCGAAGGCCAGACCGCTTCGCGCGACGGACCCGGAGGTCCATCGCGCGGTTCTGGACCTCGCCGCAGAGCGGATCAGTTTCGGGTACCGCCGCATCACGGCGATGGTCAGGCGCCTTCTTGGGAGGCGCGTGAACGAGAAGGCCGTTCGGCGGATTATGAAACTCGAGAAGCTCACCCTGCGGCCGTGCGTACAACCTCGTTCGAGGATTCCGAAGCAGCGCGGCAGGTTGTTGACGGACCGTCCCGACGAGGCGTACCAGATGGATCTCAAGTACATCTGGTGCGGGCGAGACGGCTGGGCCTACCTGCAAAACGTCGTCGATACTTGCACGAACGAGTGGCTCGGGTACGTCTTCGACAAGCGATGCGGGTCCCGGGAAGCCATCCGGCTCCTCGAACAAGTCGTGATGAATCGCTTCCCCAGGACGTGTCGCGTCCAAGCGACGCGACTCCGCGTCGATAACGGTCCCTGCTATCGGGCCGACGCATTTGTGAATCACGCGAAGGCCGTCGGATTCGAGGTCGAGCACATCCAGGTCCGTACACCGGAAGACAACGGCATGATCGAGAGCCTGCACGCCAACCTAGACCGGGATTACCTCCGCCATGCCTCCTTCGACTCGTTCCGGGAGGCCGAAGCCTTCTTGGCTTCGGCCCACATCGACTACAACGAGGTCAAGCCGCAAAAGAGGCTCGGCTGGCGGACACCGAAAGAGTATTACGCGGAATTGATGACGAATGGACGCACAAACCTATAA
- a CDS encoding sugar kinase produces the protein MGIDDIETPFGKAERVLGGSAVYASAAASLFAPVRFVGVAGDDLEKGSFGFLEKRGVDLSGLETVKGGKTFRWSGRYHFDLNTRDTLLTELNTLGTFDPKLPQSYRQSEFLFLGNLVPAIQSKVLDSLEKRPKLVVMDTMNFWMETARKDLDKVIARVDCLIINDSEARELSGTHNLVKAAGLVRKMGPSTVVVKKGEHGALLFNGSRVFSAPALPLEEVFDPTGAGDSFAGGFIGSLARDGTVTEDSMRRAVIAGSAAASFCVEKFSVDGLRDRTSEDVAARMQAFRELSIW, from the coding sequence ATCGGCATCGACGACATTGAAACGCCGTTTGGAAAAGCGGAGCGTGTCCTCGGCGGAAGCGCCGTCTACGCAAGCGCGGCGGCGTCACTTTTCGCGCCTGTCCGTTTCGTAGGGGTCGCCGGAGACGACCTTGAGAAAGGATCGTTCGGGTTCCTTGAGAAACGAGGGGTCGATCTCTCCGGACTCGAGACCGTGAAAGGCGGGAAGACGTTCCGATGGTCGGGACGCTACCATTTCGACCTGAACACTCGCGACACGTTGCTCACGGAGTTGAACACGCTTGGGACCTTCGACCCAAAACTTCCCCAATCCTACCGCCAGAGCGAGTTCCTTTTCCTCGGCAACCTCGTGCCCGCGATACAGTCAAAGGTCCTTGATTCGTTGGAGAAGCGCCCGAAGCTCGTCGTGATGGACACGATGAACTTCTGGATGGAGACGGCGCGCAAGGACCTGGACAAGGTCATCGCCCGCGTCGATTGCCTCATAATCAACGACTCGGAAGCCCGGGAACTCTCCGGCACGCACAATCTCGTGAAGGCCGCAGGACTCGTGCGGAAGATGGGCCCATCGACCGTCGTCGTGAAGAAGGGGGAACATGGAGCTCTCCTCTTCAACGGAAGCCGTGTTTTCAGCGCACCTGCGCTGCCACTTGAGGAGGTGTTCGACCCCACAGGAGCCGGGGACTCGTTCGCAGGCGGCTTCATCGGAAGCCTTGCCCGCGATGGGACGGTGACGGAGGACTCGATGAGGCGGGCCGTCATCGCGGGCTCCGCGGCGGCGAGCTTCTGCGTCGAGAAGTTCAGCGTGGATGGGCTGCGGGACCGGACTTCAGAGGACGTCGCTGCGAGGATGCAAGCCTTCCGCGAGCTCTCCATCTGGTGA
- a CDS encoding ABC transporter permease, translated as MRLSDAARITATSIGTHKLRSLLAAIGVVLGIASVIGIVTLGAGIQESILGQITTQFDADLIAVSLSPRPNFNGPPQTATTIAFTDRDVDGVANLTGVLGVGATAPLSPAEVRLVNASVPGISVNVRRGITTSRFEYGTDIVDVHDAVVSNQTALRLMALTNRSDLRGVELVLNYPAEGGGFTSANVTIVGVLKAQTFGGGETLVVGSSFARLTPMNGTLTHGWQMLSIRAKEAAEVGALRERVKAFMETESDAKDLKGDRLAFQYLTQDEAAGFISTGVGQFTAFIGAIGAISLLVGLVGIANIMLVSVQERTREIGVMKATGASRGDVLLVFLVESVAICVVGAVAGILLGSLMGIGLGQLVQSFAPGSTALPFVFLPQWYAIAVLLGVGVGVVAGILPAWRAARVDPVEALRYE; from the coding sequence ATGAGGCTTTCCGACGCGGCCCGCATCACGGCGACGAGCATCGGGACGCACAAGCTTCGTAGCCTTCTTGCGGCCATCGGCGTCGTGCTCGGCATCGCATCGGTCATCGGTATCGTGACCCTTGGCGCAGGCATCCAAGAGTCCATCTTGGGCCAGATAACGACGCAATTCGACGCGGACCTCATCGCCGTATCGTTGTCGCCGCGCCCCAACTTCAACGGCCCGCCGCAGACCGCGACGACGATCGCGTTCACGGACCGCGACGTGGACGGCGTTGCAAACCTCACAGGTGTGCTTGGAGTGGGAGCGACGGCGCCGCTCTCGCCCGCCGAGGTCCGGCTTGTGAACGCGTCCGTTCCGGGGATCTCGGTGAACGTGAGGCGCGGGATCACGACGTCCCGTTTCGAGTACGGGACGGACATAGTGGACGTCCATGATGCCGTCGTGAGCAATCAGACCGCGTTACGACTCATGGCCCTGACCAACAGAAGCGACCTGCGGGGCGTGGAACTCGTCCTCAATTATCCGGCCGAAGGCGGCGGGTTCACGAGCGCCAATGTGACGATCGTGGGCGTGCTCAAGGCCCAGACTTTCGGCGGCGGCGAGACGTTGGTGGTCGGAAGCTCCTTCGCGCGGCTCACGCCCATGAACGGCACCCTCACGCATGGCTGGCAGATGCTGTCGATACGCGCGAAGGAGGCCGCCGAGGTGGGGGCCCTGCGGGAGAGGGTCAAGGCGTTCATGGAGACGGAAAGCGACGCCAAGGACCTCAAAGGCGACCGTCTCGCCTTCCAGTACCTCACTCAAGACGAGGCGGCGGGGTTCATCTCGACGGGCGTCGGCCAGTTCACCGCCTTCATCGGAGCGATCGGGGCCATATCGCTACTTGTTGGGCTCGTGGGAATCGCGAACATCATGCTCGTCTCGGTGCAGGAGCGGACAAGGGAGATCGGCGTGATGAAAGCGACCGGGGCAAGCCGCGGCGACGTCCTACTGGTCTTCCTGGTCGAAAGCGTCGCCATCTGCGTCGTGGGGGCGGTTGCCGGGATCCTCCTTGGGAGCCTCATGGGGATAGGATTGGGACAGCTCGTCCAGAGTTTTGCCCCCGGTTCGACTGCGTTGCCATTCGTCTTCCTTCCGCAATGGTACGCGATAGCGGTCCTCTTGGGGGTCGGCGTCGGGGTCGTCGCGGGGATACTCCCGGCATGGCGGGCAGCGAGGGTCGATCCCGTGGAAGCGTTACGCTACGAGTAG
- a CDS encoding ABC transporter ATP-binding protein, protein MKGFTVVDRGSADRSKGSAPALEARAVWRTYFVGTDSEFHALSDVSLSIAQGEYVALMGPSGSGKTTLLHLLGALDTPTKGAILHEGASVAGFSDRRLAALRGRRIGFVFQSFNLVPRLTSLQNVTLPLYYSATLSGPARRERGLEILRRVGLAERSGHSPSELSGGQRQRVAIARALVNDPKVILADEPTGNLDSQTGKEILDILEELRREGRTIVLVTHDREIARRADRVVSMLDGRIRGNDVARSRPTGAS, encoded by the coding sequence GTGAAGGGGTTCACGGTCGTCGATCGGGGCTCTGCCGACAGATCCAAGGGCAGCGCGCCGGCGCTCGAAGCGCGCGCCGTTTGGAGGACCTATTTCGTTGGCACGGACTCCGAGTTCCATGCACTTTCCGATGTGAGCCTTTCAATCGCCCAAGGTGAGTACGTGGCGCTCATGGGACCGTCGGGATCCGGGAAGACGACGCTGCTTCATCTTCTGGGTGCCCTCGACACGCCCACCAAAGGGGCGATCCTCCACGAGGGCGCGAGTGTCGCCGGATTCTCTGACCGGCGCCTCGCGGCGCTACGCGGACGCCGCATCGGGTTCGTTTTCCAGTCATTCAACCTGGTGCCTCGATTGACCTCGCTCCAGAACGTCACGTTGCCGCTGTACTACTCGGCGACGCTCTCAGGACCCGCGCGCCGCGAGCGCGGCCTCGAGATACTGCGCCGCGTCGGGCTGGCTGAGCGCAGTGGCCACAGCCCGTCTGAACTCTCGGGTGGTCAACGCCAACGCGTCGCCATCGCACGAGCGTTGGTGAACGATCCGAAGGTCATCCTCGCCGACGAACCGACCGGCAACCTCGACAGCCAGACGGGCAAGGAGATCCTGGACATATTGGAGGAACTGCGCCGCGAGGGCCGCACCATCGTCCTCGTGACCCATGATCGCGAGATCGCCCGCCGCGCGGACCGCGTGGTTTCGATGCTCGACGGCCGTATCCGGGGAAACGACGTCGCCCGGAGCCGCCCGACAGGGGCGTCGTGA
- a CDS encoding TIGR00289 family protein, whose translation MKVAALFSGGKDSTYAIHVAKNWGWDVTHLVTVKPAASDSHMFHVPNLHLTPLLSEALGIPLVTRDTPGEKEHELDALRDALAGLDIDGIVSGAVASEYQRTRVDRVCHELGIRSYAPLWHKDPRHLLDSIIAGGFDARIVACAADGLDETWLGRRIDPEAVAALERLHVTNGIHIGGEGGEYESLVLDGPDFEARLRIGKSSKEWRRDSGILTVEEATLVPKTSRPRQRVAK comes from the coding sequence GTGAAGGTCGCGGCGCTCTTTTCCGGCGGAAAGGACTCCACGTACGCGATCCACGTCGCCAAGAACTGGGGCTGGGACGTCACTCACCTCGTCACCGTGAAGCCGGCGGCCTCTGACAGCCACATGTTCCACGTCCCCAACCTCCATCTCACACCCCTTCTTTCCGAAGCGCTGGGGATCCCGCTCGTGACACGTGATACCCCGGGCGAGAAGGAACACGAACTCGATGCGCTACGCGACGCTCTCGCGGGCCTCGACATCGACGGCATCGTGAGCGGCGCGGTCGCGAGCGAGTACCAAAGGACGCGCGTGGATCGCGTCTGCCACGAGCTTGGGATCAGGTCATACGCGCCTCTTTGGCACAAGGACCCGAGGCATCTTCTCGATTCCATCATCGCGGGCGGCTTCGATGCACGGATCGTCGCATGTGCGGCCGACGGGCTCGACGAGACGTGGCTTGGGCGACGGATCGATCCGGAGGCCGTCGCCGCCTTGGAACGGTTGCACGTGACGAACGGCATCCACATCGGCGGGGAAGGGGGGGAGTACGAGTCCCTGGTGCTCGACGGTCCGGATTTCGAGGCCCGGCTCCGAATCGGGAAATCATCGAAAGAATGGCGTCGTGATTCGGGCATCCTGACGGTGGAAGAGGCGACCCTTGTCCCGAAGACGTCGCGGCCAAGACAGCGAGTCGCTAAATAA
- a CDS encoding ubiquinone/menaquinone biosynthesis methyltransferase, with translation MTGPADEKKEVRVRRMFERIAPTYDRANTILTFGRDAVWRRRAIRSLDLKPGERLIDIGCGTGRLLAEARRQQPAILLTGLDFAREMLRQAGDQGAGGYAQGDALRLPFRDSSFDAAVTAWVLRNVNDIDLFFCEATRVLKAGARIASVEIAKPTGAAARAVHSLYFDTIMPPIGGLISGEGWAYSYLSVSLKEFPSPEKIAASMRTAGFEDVRFRRMGGGAIVLHTGRKG, from the coding sequence GTGACCGGGCCGGCGGATGAGAAGAAGGAGGTCCGTGTCCGTCGCATGTTCGAGCGGATAGCCCCGACATACGACCGGGCCAACACGATCCTCACTTTCGGGCGTGACGCGGTGTGGCGACGACGCGCCATACGTTCGCTCGACCTGAAACCAGGTGAACGCCTCATCGACATCGGCTGCGGTACGGGGAGGCTCCTTGCGGAAGCTCGACGCCAACAACCGGCCATCCTCCTCACCGGCCTCGATTTCGCTCGCGAGATGCTGCGCCAGGCAGGAGACCAGGGAGCGGGCGGCTACGCGCAGGGCGACGCGCTCCGGCTGCCGTTTCGAGACTCGTCCTTCGACGCCGCGGTGACCGCGTGGGTGCTTAGAAACGTCAACGACATCGACCTGTTCTTTTGCGAGGCCACACGCGTTTTGAAGGCGGGCGCCCGGATAGCGAGTGTTGAGATCGCGAAACCAACGGGAGCGGCCGCGCGGGCGGTCCATTCGCTCTACTTCGACACCATCATGCCTCCCATCGGCGGCCTCATCTCGGGCGAAGGATGGGCCTACTCCTATCTTTCGGTCTCCCTGAAGGAGTTCCCATCGCCGGAAAAGATCGCCGCCTCGATGAGAACCGCCGGTTTCGAGGACGTGCGGTTCAGGCGCATGGGCGGCGGGGCGATAGTGCTACACACGGGCCGGAAAGGATGA
- a CDS encoding menaquinone biosynthesis decarboxylase: MGYRDLSEWIETLESKGELRRVKAPVNVELEISEITDRVTKTGGPALLFENPKGYDMPVFINGFGTETRMNMALETRDPKEIGERLVGLMKPKIPRGLGDIPEALDTVKELFSFPPKKVSNGPVKDIIATGAEVDITRLPVLKCWPGDGGRFITLPLVITQDPETGTRNVGTYRMQVFDKNTTAMHWQTHKGGAKHFFRAEKLGQRLDVAVAIGSDPATMLAGIMPLPEEFDEFMYAGFVRGERVPLVKCETNDLMVPANAEIVLEGYVDPGERRVEGPFGDHTGYYSLDDEFPVFHVTALTRREKPVYATTIVGKPPQEDGPIGKAVEQMFLPMMQLQFPEIVDINLPVESIFHNLAIVSIKKRYPHHAKKVMMGLWGLGQMMFTKIFIVVDDDVDVHNMREVLWAFTTRYDPARDTVILSDMPADTLDHVGPRKDVGGKAGIDATKKWKEEGFDRRWPDVIEMDDATRKLVDSRWREYGLGP, translated from the coding sequence GTGGGCTATCGCGACCTTTCCGAGTGGATCGAGACCCTTGAATCAAAGGGCGAACTGAGACGCGTCAAGGCGCCCGTCAACGTCGAACTCGAAATCAGCGAGATAACGGACCGCGTCACGAAGACCGGCGGCCCCGCGCTTCTTTTCGAGAACCCCAAGGGCTACGACATGCCGGTGTTCATCAACGGTTTCGGCACCGAGACGCGCATGAACATGGCGCTCGAGACGCGTGACCCCAAGGAGATAGGCGAACGCCTCGTGGGGTTGATGAAACCCAAGATCCCGCGAGGGCTTGGTGACATCCCGGAGGCCCTCGACACCGTGAAGGAACTCTTCTCCTTCCCGCCGAAGAAAGTTTCGAACGGCCCCGTGAAGGACATCATAGCGACGGGCGCCGAAGTCGACATCACAAGACTACCGGTGCTCAAATGCTGGCCCGGCGACGGCGGACGATTCATCACGCTTCCCCTCGTCATCACCCAGGACCCGGAGACGGGCACGAGAAACGTCGGCACCTACAGGATGCAGGTCTTCGACAAGAACACGACGGCCATGCATTGGCAGACGCACAAGGGTGGCGCAAAGCACTTCTTCAGGGCCGAGAAGCTCGGCCAACGCCTCGACGTCGCCGTCGCGATCGGCTCCGATCCCGCCACCATGCTCGCCGGGATCATGCCGCTACCCGAGGAGTTCGACGAGTTCATGTACGCGGGGTTCGTGCGAGGCGAGCGCGTCCCGCTCGTGAAATGCGAGACGAACGACCTCATGGTGCCTGCGAACGCGGAGATCGTGCTCGAAGGCTACGTCGACCCGGGGGAGCGGCGCGTCGAGGGGCCCTTCGGCGATCACACGGGCTACTACAGCCTCGACGACGAATTCCCGGTGTTCCACGTGACAGCTCTCACGAGACGGGAGAAACCGGTCTACGCGACGACGATAGTCGGCAAGCCCCCGCAGGAGGACGGTCCCATCGGAAAAGCGGTGGAACAGATGTTCCTTCCAATGATGCAGCTGCAGTTCCCGGAAATCGTCGATATCAACCTCCCCGTTGAATCCATCTTCCACAACCTCGCGATAGTCTCCATCAAGAAGCGTTATCCGCATCACGCGAAGAAGGTGATGATGGGGCTTTGGGGCCTCGGCCAGATGATGTTCACGAAGATCTTCATCGTCGTCGACGACGACGTCGACGTGCACAACATGCGGGAGGTCCTTTGGGCGTTCACAACAAGGTACGACCCTGCACGGGACACGGTGATACTCTCGGACATGCCCGCCGACACCCTTGACCATGTCGGACCGCGAAAAGACGTTGGGGGAAAGGCCGGCATCGACGCGACGAAGAAGTGGAAGGAAGAAGGTTTCGATCGCCGCTGGCCGGACGTGATCGAAATGGACGATGCGACGAGGAAACTCGTCGATTCGCGGTGGCGCGAGTATGGACTCGGCCCTTGA
- a CDS encoding 4-hydroxybenzoate octaprenyltransferase: MDSALDAPAIARPGGATLATRRPLAMRLMEFVKIEHSLFALPFVLAGLVLGFEAVAVSPFTAPGIRIVALSLVAAVAARTLAMTLNRLIDVGIDSRNPRTAERSLVTGEISKETAVGIAILSLVALVYAAGELNPLALLLAAPLVGLFVLYPYTKRFTWGCHFVLGLALGCAPLGGYIAVTGSTAGIAPVTLLGFAVYLWVAGFDILYSLLDIDFDRKHGIGSIAGAFGADTAKLTALSLHAGMLAVLAMFAAVKDLDIVFTGALGIATLLLFMEHRLVRKGDVASINKAFFNVNAMIGWILLAGIWLGLGHQ; the protein is encoded by the coding sequence ATGGACTCGGCCCTTGACGCCCCGGCGATCGCCCGCCCCGGCGGCGCGACGTTGGCCACGCGGCGCCCGTTGGCGATGCGCCTCATGGAATTCGTGAAGATCGAACACTCGCTCTTCGCCCTTCCCTTCGTCCTTGCCGGCCTCGTCCTCGGCTTCGAGGCGGTCGCCGTCTCGCCGTTCACCGCTCCCGGCATCCGCATCGTCGCGCTCTCACTCGTGGCCGCCGTCGCGGCGCGGACCCTCGCGATGACCTTGAACAGGCTCATTGACGTTGGGATAGACTCGCGTAACCCACGGACAGCGGAGCGCTCACTTGTGACCGGTGAGATCTCCAAGGAGACCGCCGTGGGGATAGCGATACTGAGCCTCGTGGCCCTCGTCTATGCGGCGGGGGAATTGAACCCGTTGGCCTTGCTCCTCGCGGCCCCCCTTGTCGGGCTCTTTGTGTTATACCCGTACACGAAACGCTTCACTTGGGGGTGCCACTTCGTCCTGGGGCTGGCACTCGGATGCGCGCCCCTCGGCGGCTACATCGCGGTGACCGGTTCGACGGCCGGCATCGCACCCGTGACGCTCCTCGGGTTCGCGGTCTACCTATGGGTAGCCGGGTTCGACATCCTGTATTCGCTGCTTGACATCGATTTTGACAGGAAGCACGGTATTGGATCGATTGCCGGTGCTTTCGGGGCGGACACGGCCAAGTTGACCGCCCTGTCGCTTCACGCGGGGATGCTGGCGGTGTTGGCGATGTTCGCGGCCGTCAAGGACCTTGACATCGTTTTCACGGGTGCCCTGGGGATCGCGACGCTACTCTTGTTCATGGAGCATCGCCTCGTCAGGAAGGGCGATGTGGCCAGCATCAACAAGGCGTTTTTCAACGTCAACGCGATGATCGGTTGGATCCTCCTTGCCGGGATCTGGTTGGGGCTCGGGCACCAATAG